The nucleotide window GATCGCCCTGCGCAACCGCAAAAAATGTTCGCACTCCTCCGGACTGAGCAGCAGTTCCTTTTTTACAGGCAGACAATCATGCGGAGAGATCGTTTTGAGCGACAGGGCGCCCTCGGGACAGACGGCAACGCAATGACCGCATTCGATGCAAAACCGCTCGGCACCGGCGACCGGAGAGGGAAATCCGTCTTTCCCAATGATTTCAATAATTTTTGCCGGGCACTCGGCAACGCAGAGCCCGTCCCGCAGACATTTCTGCTGATCAACTTTAAAAAGCGGCATGTGTCATCCTTCCTTCCTGCTCTTGTCCAAAACTATCCAGACCTCAACGCCCCCGGAAGAAAATTGTCTTTTCTTCCAGCTAATGAATGGATACCCAAGGATTGTGATTATAAATCGCTGGCTAATTTCCCGGCTTTCCCGCGGTTTTCCTTTTTCCCTTCGTGCAGAAAAATAGTAACAGCCTGAGCGTCAACCTTGAAATTTTTACAAACGGCTTCGGTGATGTCCTTAACCAGCCCCCTCTTTTGCTCAACGGTTCTGCCCTCATCGGCTTCGATGATAATTGTCGGCATCTTTCACTTCCTCCTTTTCTGCACCGCAATGCGTTTTATTCACCATTCTGTTTATTGGCTCTTCTTTTTTTCTTTTTCTCCTTTTTGGTCTGGCTGCGCTCCTCTGCTGCCAGAGCCATCCTTTTCAAGCCATCAAGATACTCATCCTTTTTCGCGGCCCTCTTCCTTAGCCCCTTGATCCACTGGCCAATCACGAATCCGGCAAGGCAGGCAGCGGCTATCAATAACCACGATTCTATACTGGTCGGAAGCATATTATTCTCACATCTGAGCCAATTGCAAAACTCTCACATTCTGTCATTCCCGCAATGATTTTAAGCGGGAAAACGAAGTTTAATGTTCATAATCTGGTTCTAACTGCTTGAAAAACCGTATTCCCGATAGAAGCATTGTGT belongs to Syntrophobacterales bacterium and includes:
- a CDS encoding tautomerase family protein; translation: MPTIIIEADEGRTVEQKRGLVKDITEAVCKNFKVDAQAVTIFLHEGKKENRGKAGKLASDL